DNA sequence from the Streptomyces sp. MST-110588 genome:
GTGTATGCGTTCGATGCGGCCGCGTTCGGGATGAATGAGCACGAGGCGCGGTTCGCCGATCCGCAGCACCGGCTGCTGTGGGAGGTGGTGTGGGAGGCGCTGGAACACGCCGGGATGCCACCGATGGGGCTGGCGGGGGCGCGGGTGGGGCAGTACTTCGGCTCCTACGCCAAGGACTACCTCCTGCGCACGCAGCGCGGGCCGACGGACTGTGACCCGTACACGTTCTTCACCGCCCTGGACAGCGTGGTCACCGGCCGGCTCGGTTTTCTGCTGGATGTGCGGGGTCCGGCCCTGCCCGTGGAGGGGGCGTGCGCCTCGTCGTTGATGGCGGTGCACGCGGCCTGCCAGGCCCTGCGGGCCGGGGAGGTGGAGGTGGCGCTGGCCGGGGGTACGCAACTGGCGCTGGGGCCGGAGCTGGTGGCCTCGTTCGCCCGCTGGGAGGGGTATTCGCCGACGGGGCAGTCGCGGCCGTTCGATGCGCAGGCGGACGGCTTCGTGCGGGCCGAGGGGTGCGGGGTGGTGGTGCTCAAGCGGCTCGCGGAGGCTCTGCGGGCCGGGGACCGGGTGCTGGCGGTGCTGCGGGGCTCGGCGGTGAACGTCAACGGCATGGGGACGCGTCTGACGGCCCCGTCGGCTGCGGCACAGGTGGAGGTGTACCGGACGGCGCTGGCGTGTGCGGGGGTGGACCCGGGGGATGTGGGCATGGTGGAGGCCCATGGCCCGGGGACGCCGGCCGGGGATCCGGTGGAGTTCGCGTCGGTGGCCGAGGTGTACGGGGCGGGCCGCGGCAGGTGTGCGCTGGGCTCGGTGAAGTCGAACATCGGGCACGCGGAGGCGGCCTCGGGGATGGCCGGGCTGCTGAAGGCGATCGCGGCGGTGCGGCACGGGGCGGTCCCGGCCACGTTGCACTTCACGCGGTGGAATCCGCTGATGGACCCGGACGGGACGCGGTTGTTCGTGCCGACCGCCATGGTGCCCTGGCCGGTCGCGGGTGCGGGGCGGCTGGCTGCGGTGTCGTCTTTCGGCGCCACTGGCAGCAACGGGCACGTCATCGTCGAAGCGCCCCCACAGCGTACGGCGCCCGTCTCCCGCCGTCGGGCGCCAGCCGATGCGCCCGCGCGCTCCGGTGCGGCGGGTGGTGCGGACAGCGAGGTCCGGGCGTTCTTGTTGTCCGGCCGCACGTATGGCGCGGTGCGTGAGTCCGCGGGGCGCCTGGCGCTCTGGCTGGAGGCCGACGGCGCCAACGCTTTGTTGGCGGATGTGGCCCACACGCTGGCGGTGCGTCGCTCACACTCCGTTTACCGGGCAGCCGTGACGGCCGGCGGCCGGGCGCAGTTGCTGGCGCGGCTGCGGGCCGTGCACGAGGGCCGGCCGGTGGACGGCGTGGCGCACGGGGAGCAGGTGCCGGGGGCCGGGGAGCGCGGGCCGGTGTGGGTGTTCGCCGGGCACGGCTCGCAGTGGGCCGGGATGTGCCGAGGTCTGCTGGATACGGATGCGGCCTTCACCGCCGCGATCGACGAGCTGGAGCCGCTGGTGGCGGCCGAGTCGGGTTTCTCGCTGCGTACCACGCTGACGGCCCGGCAGGTGGTGACCGGCTTCGACCGTGTCCAGCCCACGCTGTTCGCCGTGCAGATGGGCCTGGCGGCGATGTGGCGCTCTTGGGGCGTGGAGCCCGCCGCGATCATCGGCTACTCCATGGGCGAGGCCGCGGCCGCGGTCACCGCGGGGGCGTTGAGCGTGGCGGACGGGGTCGGTGTGATCTGCCGCCGCTCCCGGCTGATCCTGCGCACGGCGGGACAGGGGCTGATGGCCTCGGTGGCCCTGGGCCACCGTGAGGTCGAAGAGCGGCTCGCGCGGGAGAACGTGGTCGGGGTGTCGGTCGCGGTGATCACCGCCCCGCATCTGACGGTCATCGGCGGGGACGCGGCGCAGGTGCGCGCCCTGGCCGCACGCTGGGAGGCCCAGGGCATCGGGATCCGGCTGGTCAACGTGGATGTGGCCTCGCACACCGGGCACATGGACGCGCTCAAGACGGCACTCACCCAGGAACTGGCCGGCCTGCAGCCGAGCCCGGCCCGCGTCCCCTTTTACACCACGGCGCTGGACGACCCGCGCGAGGCGGCCGGCTTCGATGCCGCCTACTGGTTCGCCAACCAGCGTCGGCCGGTGCAGTTCGCGCAAGCCGTACGGGCGGCCTGGGACGACGGGTACCGGCTGTTCGTCGAACTCGGCCCGCACCCCCTGCTGAGCGGTGCCATCCCCGCCAGCGCCGGCGGCCCCGTCGCCGCCGTCGCGTCCCTGCTGCGCGACAGCGACGAGCGCAGCGCCTTCCTGGCGCAGCTCGCCGCCTTCCACACGGCCGGAGGGAACGTCGACTGGGCACGCCACTACGGAGACGGCCGGCTGGTGGACGCTCCGGCCACGACGTGGGAACGCCAGCACCTGTCGGTCCCGCCGTCGCGTCCCCGCGCGGCAGCAGGGGTGGCCGGACACCCGCTGGTGGGTCCGCACGTGGCGGACCCGGACACCGACGGCCGTCACCTGTGGCAGGCCCGGCTCGACCCCCAGCAGGTGCCCTGGCTGGCCGATCACACCTTCAACGGCGCCCCCGTGCTGTTCGCGACCGCCTACGCGGAGATGTGCGTACAGGCGGCCCTCGACCTCTTCGGCGGTGCGCCCGGGCACGTCCGTGTCACCGACTTGCACATCCACCGGGCGCTGGCGGTAGCGCGCCCGGTGACGGTGACCGCACACGCCACCCTTGCCCGCCCCGGCCGGGCCGAGTGGGCCGTGGAGACGGGCAACGCCCAGGACGGCCGCACCCACCACGCCACCGCCCGCCTTGAGCACCTGGACCTCAGCGCCCCGGCTTGGCAGGACGCGCCCGAACAGCCAGACCTCGATGCGCTGCGGGCCGCCCACCGCCACGCCATCGACACCGGCGCCTTTTACACCGACGTACGGGAGACGCTGGGCGTGCACTACGGCCCGGCCTTCCAGGGGCTGCGCTCGCTGCGGGCGCACGACGGGCCGGACGGCACCAGCGTCCTCGCCTCCTACAGCCTGCCCGACGCCGCCCGCCCGGCCTCACGGCACCTGCACTGCCACCCGGTCATCCTGGACACCGCCGGCCAGGCCGCGGTCGCGGCGTGGCGACACGCCACCGAGACGGCCGAAGGCGGCATCGTCGTCACCCGCATCGGCTGCCTGCGGCTGTACGGCGAGCTTCCGGCCACCGGCTGGCTGCACGCCCGCACCCACCAGGCGGGCCCGCGCTCGGCCCGCGCCACGGTCCGCATCCTGTCCCCGGGCGGAGTCGTGGCGGCCGAACTGGCCGGCATCGAACTGACCAGCGTGCCCACACGCCGCCCCGACGAACACCTCCAGACCCGGCTGCTGGGCCTTGACTGGAGCGAAACCCCCCTGCCCGCCGTCCCCGCGGACACCACCGGGCGCTGGCTGCTGGTCCACACCGGCAACGGGCGGCCCTTCGCCGAAACCCTGGCCGCCGCCCTGTCCGCCAGCGGCACCCGCGCCGGCCTCGCCCCAGCCGACGACACCCCCGCACTGCGACCGCCCCCGGGCGATGACCACCACCGGGTGACCGGTGTGGTCTTCGTGCCCGGCACCGCAGGGGCCGACGATGGCGACCAGGCGATCGCCCTGGCGCAAGAGCACGTCATCCGCCTCGTGCACCTGGCCCAGGTGCTCACCGCCGGGGACGACGGCGGGGGCCCGGTGCGGCTGTGGGCGCTGACCCGCAACGCCGAGACCACCGCGGCCGGCGAGATGCCCAACCTGGCTCAGGCCGGGCTACGCGGCGCCCTGCGCACCCTCGGCTACGAACACCCCCGGCTGACCCCCACCCTCCTCGACACCGACGCGCACACCTCGCCCAACCGCCTCGCCCGAGAACTCCTGACCTGCCCCGCCACCGAGGACCACATCGCCTACCGCAACGGACGGCGCCTGCTCGCCTGCCTGCGCCCCGCCCCCTTGACAGCCGGTGACCGGCGCCGCCGCACCGCCGACTTCACCCGCGAGCGCGCCGACCTCGCCGCCCGCACCCCCGGCGACCTGGACTCGCTCGAACTGATCGCTGTCCCCCGCCGGCCCCCGGGCCCGCGCGACGTCGAAATCCGGGTGCACGCCACCGGCCTGAACTTCTCCCATGTCCTGACCACGGCGGGCCACTACGCCCGCCCCGGACAGGACCCGCAACTGCAGACCGCCTTCGACTGCGCCGGCACCATCAGCGCCGTCGGATGCGAGGTCACCCACCTGCGCGAGGGCGAGCGGGTCGCCGCCTTCGCCGCGGCCCCCTACCTCGGCTCCTCCTACGTGACCGTGCGGGCCGACTGGCCTGTCCTGCCGGTCCCGGACGCCATGAGCCTGACGGACGCCGCCTGTCTGCCCATCGCCTACCTCACCGCCTGGCACGGCCTGCGCAACCTGGCCCGCCTCCAGGCCGGACAGCGCGTCCTGATCCACTGCGCCAGCGGCGGCATGGGCCTGGCGGCCGTCAACGTGGCCCGGCTGTGCGGGGCCGAGATCTGGGCCACCGCCGGCACCGAAGCCAAGCGCACCTACCTGCGCGGCCAGGGCATCGGCCAGGTGCTGGACTCCCGCACCCTGGACTTCGCCGACCACCTCCGCCAGGCCACCAACGGCCACGGCATCGACGTCGTCTGGAACTGCCTGGCGGGCCCCGCCCAGGCCGCCAGCCTGGACCTGCTCGTACCCGGCGGCCGCTTCATCGAGATCGGCAAGAAGGACGTCTACGACGGCACCCGCCTCAGCCTCGTCCCCTTCGGCCGCAACCTGTCCTTCCACACGCTCTACCTCACCCGCGACTGGCCCCAGCACCCCGAGCTGACCCGCACCGCAACCGAGGTCACCCAGGCCCTGGCCCAGGGCCTGCTGCCGCCCCTGCCCGTCACCGCCCACCCCGTCACCGACGCCGCCGACGCCTACCGCACCCTGGCCCAGGGCCGGCACACCGGCCGCCTCGCCCTGACCTGGCCCGCCCACGGCAGCGCCGAACTGCCCGTACGCCCCCAGGACGTGCCCCTGGTCCGCGACGACGGCAGCTACCTGATCACCGGCGGCCTCGGCGGCCTCGGCCTGCTCGCCGCCCGCTGGCTCACCGACCATTACGCCGGCACCGTCATCCTCACCTCACGCGACGCCCCCGACCCCCACACCGGGCAGCACATCGAAGAACTAAGGCAGCGCGGCACGCGTATCGAAGTCGTCCTCGGCGACATCGCCGCCCCCGGCACCGCCGAGCGCCTCGTACAGGCCGCCACCGCCACCGGCCACCGCCTCGCCGGCGTCCTGCACGCCGCCGCCGTCATCGAAGACGCCACCACCGAAACCCTCACCGACGACCTCATCCGCCGCGTCTGGCACCCCAAAACCACCGGCACCTGGCGCCTGCACCAGGCCACCGCCACACACGACCTCGACTGGTGGGTGGCCTACTCCTCCGCCGCCTCCACCCTCGGCAACGGCGGACAGACCGCCTACGCCGCCGCCAACGCCTGGCTGGAGGAGTTCACCTCCTGGCGCCGCGCCCAGGGCCTGCCGGCCACCTGCATCGCCTGGGGCCCCTGGGCCGACGTCGGCGCCGGAGCCTTCATGCAGGCCCGCGGCTACGAAATGATCGCCCCCGAAGAAGGCATGGCGGCCCTGCGCCACCTCCTGGCCCACGGCCGCCCCCGCACCACCTACACCCCCGCCGACTACCACCGCTGGCTGCAAGCCCACCCCACCGCCGACCGCCTCGCCTACTTCGCCCCCCTGCTCGGCACCACCGCACACGCCACCGACACCGGCCCCAACCTCTCCACCGCCCTCGCCCGGTGCACCACCCAGGCCGAACGCCACCACCTGCTCCAACAAGCCGTCATCACCCACACCGCCACCGTCCTGCACCACGACCCCGCCGCCCTGACCCCCGCCACCGCCTTCAACGCCATCGGCCTGGACTCCCTGATGTCCACCAGCCTGCGCAACAAGCTCGAACATGACACCGGACTACGCATCCCCCCCAGCGTGATGTGGGCCCAGCACAACCCCGCCGACCTCACCCACTACCTCCTCGAACAACTCCCCACCCCCGCCCACCAATGCACGGCACCGAACGGAAACACCCACACCTCCGCAGCCGGGACACCACCGCCCCCGAACGCCTCGGCCCCCACCACCGGACCCACCGGAACCGGCCTGCGGCCAGGAGCAGGAAGCCCGTCACGATGACCGCCGCTACGCCCGCACCGCTGACCCTGCAGGCCCTGGGCATCCCCGCCGTCCGGCACAACCCCTACCCCCTGTACCGGCAACTGCGCGAAACCGCACCCGTCCTGTGGGATCCCGTACGCCACCACTGGACCGTCACCCGCCACCACGAAGTCACCCAAGCACTGCGCTGCCCGGCCCTGCACGCCGTACCCCGCCGCCTCGGCCCCCGCACACCACCCACCCTGCGCCTGCTCAACACCGCCATGCTCGACTCCGACCCACCCGACCACACCCACCGGCGCCGCGCCTTCACCAAAGCCTTCACCCCGCGCCTGACCGCCGACCTCGCCCCCGCCATCACCCAGCACGTCGACACCCTCCTCAACCGCGTGCACGATCACGGCCGCATGGACCTCATCGAAGACCTGGCCGCCCCACTGCCCCTGCACACCATCGGCCAGATGCTCGGCGTACCACCGCAACAACGCACCCTCCTGCACGCCGGAGCACGCGGGTACGCCCGCCTGTGGGGCGGCGACGAAACAGACCAGACCACCGTCAGCCAAGCCGTCACCGACGTCACCAGGGCGATCGACTACTGCCGCGAACTGATCACCCAACGCCGCCACGCCCCCCGCTGCGACCTCATCAGCCGCCTGGCCTCACCAGCCGACCGGGCGAGCTCGCTCAGCGACGGCGAACTGGCCGCCAACCTCTTCATGGTCTTCACCGCAGGCCACTACACGACCACCGACTTCCTGGGAAACTCCGTCATCGCACTCGCTCACCACCCGCACCAATGGCAACAACTGTGCGCAGACCCAACACTGGCCCCGTCAGCCGTCACCGAACTGCTGCGCTACGAAGCCCCCGTCCAGTTCGTCATCCGCCTGGCCGCACAAGACCTCACCCTTGCCGACCAGCACATCACCACCGGCCAGCTCGTCGTCCTCCTGCTCGCCGCAGCCAACCGCGACCCCCGCGCCTTCCCCGATCCCGACCGCCTCGTCCTCACCCGCACCCCCAACCACCACCTCACCCTCGGCTTCGGCATCCACTCCTGCCTGGGAACAGCCCTGGCCCGGATACAAGGCGAGATCACCCTGAGCCGACTGGCCATCCGCATGCCTCGCCTCCGCCCGGCCGGCGACACCATCCATTGGAAGACCACCGCCGGACTCCGCGGACCTCTCCGCCTCCCCGTCCGCTGGGACTGACCACCGCTCCACGGCCGAGTGCCCGGGCTCCGTAAGGCGGGCCAGCGCGGTCAACCGTGCACGCCGCGTCGCCCCGCGTGGCTGGCATACGCGGGTCACGCCACCACACAGCCCAGCCGTCGCTGAACTCGCGGTCACGGTTGACACGCCGACCGCTCCAGGCGACGAACCGCAGCGCTACCCAGGCGGCAGGTTCACCAACCGTCCGGCGTCTTCGGATAGGCGCTAAGAGTCGGCAGGCCCAGCCGGATACTCTCCCGCTCCCGTCGGTTCCGCCCAAGGCGGTACACGAACCGATGCACACCGTTGTGCCGCTGATTGCGGGCCCCCACGGCCACCAGTGCCTCCCGCAGCCAGACCTTCGGGTCCACGCCGGCGCGAGGAACTGGCGCGCCCAGCCGAAGCAGCAGCTTCTCCGCATACTCGTGGCCCTGCTCCTGGCGGCGCACCTTCTGCGCCATGCGCTCGTTCAGCACAACACCGCGTTGGGCAGCAGCTTGACCGTCCGCGGTACCGCCCGGCCCATGTAGAGCGCGTTCGTGGCCTGGTAGATCGTGCCCACGTGCCCGGCAGTTACCAGGGTGCCGGAGGCATCTCTACGCGGCACGGGGTCGGCGAACGAGACGACCCCGCGTACACCGAGCACCAGGAGTTCGTCGAAGCAGCGGGCCAGGAACCAGCTTTCGGCGTTGGTCGGGACCTCGTCCACGAGGACGAACCGCGAGCACTCCAGGGACTCGATGTATGGCTGGAGGTCCGGGAGCGGCCTGGTCAGCACGGCGGCCGTCACCGGCACCCCGAACACGGCCACCCCGCACAGCTGCGGTTCGTTGGCACCGATGTCGTACAGCCCGAAGCGGAACCGCGCGGAGGGGAAGGACGCGGAGTAGTGGTGCCCCACCACAAACTCTTTCGCCGCGGTCTCGGGCAACGCCTCAACCGCGTACCGCCGAGCATCGAACCCGCCTTCGCTGACGTGGCGGAAGGAGTGTCGTCTGCCTCGCCACCCCTGACACCGATCGGAGGCGTTGGGGATCTCGGTCAAGTCGTCGAATGGAAGGGTGCCCTGGACGAGTTTCAAGGATCCGGAGCCCATCACCCTGATACCGTCATCGGCCAAGCGGCAACACGCGAGAACCGTCCGCAGAACCGGTGAGTCCCGCGGTGTCGGAGATTGTCCTGTCCGTGCGAGCGGAGGTGAGCCGACCACGGACGAACCCACAAGGACGCTCATGGCGTCCTGTCCGCGGAGCGGAGGTGAGTCGATCTCAACCTCCGCGTATCGGTGCGCGGCGGGCGCTGAGATCGGGCCCGGGCCGGCGGTGCACCTGCTGCGTCCTCGTGCGCCCGTGCGGTGCACCGTCGCGCTGAAGCGGTGTCATCTGCCAGGGGACATGAGACCAGGCCGTATGCGGCCGAGGCTGACGGGATGGGAATCGGCCGCGCGGGTCCTGGGTCGCGCAGCACGCGCACCCGGGCACGGAGTTCGTCGGCGAGCGGCTGTGGCAGTCGCATCGATGTACCAACCGCCGCATCACACAACGTGACTTCTTCGGGTGCCTCCGAAGCGACGATTGCTTACCAACCACCGACAACGACAGCAGCGTTCACTGCTCACGTTGTACAACACTTCTGGTCAAACGCCCGGTATTGCTCGCCAAGTGGGGGATCCCAGAATGACAGCCAGGCCCGCACCCTTCGTTCATTCAAGGAGCACACCCACCCCTATGGCATGGCCAGCGCCAATTCGGCGCTGAGCGATGTAATCCGTGGAGTATTGGTCCAAGTCCCCCCTCGGACACCAGCTGAGACCCCAGTTCATCTGGGGTTTTCTGCATTTCTGGGATGCGGCGTGACCAACCACGTGACCAACAGCTCAGAGATTTCCCAGGTCAGACCAGGGATGACAGGCCGAAGAGGCGGCACAGGGCCTCTTCTCCGTGGGTTCGCGAGGCGCGGGGCGCGGTGGCAGGAGTCTGTCCGCTTGCCGGGTCGTGCGCGGTGGGGGTGGTGGGGCGGGCGGCAGGCCGAGGACGACCTCGGGGGTACCGGTGAGCCGCTGCAGCCACAGGGCGACGGCGGCGATCAGCGCGGGCGGCCAGGTGACGCCGACGTCGCCGGCCGGATCGCGCAGCCGCTGCGTGTCGGGGCCGGCGAGGCGGGCGGTGCGGCGGGCCAGCGAGCGGGCCAGGGCGGGCTGCTTTCCGGAGAGACTGACCGGCTCGGGGCAGTCCTTGAGCCGGTCGATCCGGTAGGCCCGGTCGGCGCCGAACCGCTCCGAGCGGCGGTACTCGGCCGTCAGGTCCAGGAGTTCTGCGAGAGGTGCGAACGGGGTGGCGGGTACCGGCTCGCCGACCGTGAGCGCCGAGTACCCCTCTGCGGTGCGGCGGGCCACCATGTTGACGGTGAAGCCGTCGACCAGCAGGTGGTGGTAGCGGTGCAGCCAGAGGTGGCGGTCGTCGGCGAGCTTGAGCAGCGCGAAGAGGAAGAGCTGGTCGCGCTCGGTGTCCAGGGGCCGGGCGAAGTCCTCGGCCATCCAGGACCGGGCTGCCGCCCAGGGGTTGGGCTCGGCGCTGACGTCGACGACGTGCAGGGACCAGTCGAGGTCGCCGGCGGACACGATCCGGGCGACGGGTCCGTCCTCGGCCGGCAAGAACCGCAGCCGCAGTGTCTCGGCCTCGTCGACGACGCGGCGCAGCGCTTCCTCGAAGAGCGCCGCGTCGACCGGGCCGCTGATTTCCAGGAACTCACCCGTGTTGAAGATTGTGTTCTGCGGATTCATCTGCTGCGCGTACCAGACACTCGATTGGGCGGCGGTCAGCGGCAGCAGGGCACCCCGGGGGTCGGACACAGCCACTCACCCTCAATACATTGATGGAAATCATGGAGAAAGTCGCGTGGTCGAAGATTCCCGAATGCCACGGCCGCATCATGTCTAACAGCGCTCTTCGGTCACCGACAACGACGGTTGCAGAATGATGCCAACCCGGCGGGCCGGCAGCCGCGTCAGCGTCGGTGCATGACCGACGAGACGGAACCAGCACCAGCACCCACTCTCCTAGCCGTCACGCGCCGGACCGGTATTTCCGTGAACGGAATTGGTGGCGATGATGGCGCCGCGCGAGGAAGTGACGGTGCAATGGGCGGGGACGCCGTACCGGAGCCGTCCGGCGGCGATTTGCTGTACGGCGGAACGCGGTTCGCAGTCCGGCCCGGTGCGGGCGGATCGCCCGATGAGCGAGGTGCTGCGCGACTATGCGGAGCCGGGCCGCACGCAGGCCGTCTTCACTATGCGGTACGCCGACGGAATGATCGCCACGGAGACCCGCATGACCGCCACAGATGAGCGGACCCGGCGTGGCTCCGGGCAATACCGGCACCTGATCCGCACGCCGAGCGGAATTATCAGGATCGCCTTGCTGCCCGCCGTCGAACGCCGGGTCGATATTCCTCGGAAAGGGAAGTGCAGGCTATGCCTGGGCGGATCTGACGAGTTCGATGAACTGGCCTGCCGTGGAGTTGCGGTAGAAGTCCTGGGTGGTGACCTTCGGCAGGCCCTGTTCCCGCATCTGGCGCAGGATCCGGATCACCAGCAGGGAATTCCCGCCGAGTTCGAAGAAGTTGTCCTGTGCGGTGACGACGGCGTTGAGTTCGTGTCCCCACAGTTTCAGGATCTGGGCGGCCAGCGGATCGCCGTCACCGGCGGCCGGTGACGGCACCTCCGGAGCGCTGTCCTGGGCCGCGGCCACCGGCGCCGGTGCGGGCAGGGCGGCGGTGTCCACCTTGCCGTTGATGGTCAGCGGAATCGTCTCCAGCCGGGTGACCGACGCCGGGACCATGTAGGCGGGCAGTACGGCTCTGGCATGGGCGAGGACATCGGCGGTGCCGGCCGGACCGCGCAGCGTCACGTAGGCGTCGATTCGGGCGGTGGCCGCGTCGCCGGGCACGTCGTGCTGGAGGACGGTGGCCGCACCCGTGACCTCGGGGTGGCTGAGCAGCACGTTGCGGATCTCGTCCAGTTCGATGCGGTGGCCGCGCACCTTGACCTGGCTGTCCAGGCGGCCGAGGTGGTCCAGGCCACCGTCCGGGCGCAGCCGCCCGCGGTCGCCGCTGCGGTAGATGCGCCCGCCGCCGTGCGGGTCGGTGACGAAGCGTTCTGCGGTGAGTTCGGGCTGTCCGAGGTAACGGTCGGCGACACCGGCTCCGCCCACGCAGATCTCCCCTGCGGCGCCCACCGGCAGCACCCGGCCGCGGGGGTCGCGGACCGACACGGACCATCCCGGCAGCGCGCGGCCGACCCGGCGTCCGGTGGCGCGCACGTCGGCGGGGGTCACGGTGTGCGCAGTGACGTGCACAGTGGTCTCGGTGATGCCGAACATGTTCACCAGCCGGCAGGTGGTGTGGGAGTGCCGGGCGAACCACGGGGCGAGCATCCGTACGTCGAGCGGTTCACCGCCGAAGACCACCAGGCGGACGGCGAGGTCGGCGCCGGAGCGCCGGTCGGCCTCGATGAGCTGGGCGAAGGCCGACGGGGTCTGGCTGAGCACGGTGACCCGTTCGGCGGCCAGCAGCTCGTGGAACAGCTCGGTGTCG
Encoded proteins:
- a CDS encoding cytochrome P450, whose product is MTAATPAPLTLQALGIPAVRHNPYPLYRQLRETAPVLWDPVRHHWTVTRHHEVTQALRCPALHAVPRRLGPRTPPTLRLLNTAMLDSDPPDHTHRRRAFTKAFTPRLTADLAPAITQHVDTLLNRVHDHGRMDLIEDLAAPLPLHTIGQMLGVPPQQRTLLHAGARGYARLWGGDETDQTTVSQAVTDVTRAIDYCRELITQRRHAPRCDLISRLASPADRASSLSDGELAANLFMVFTAGHYTTTDFLGNSVIALAHHPHQWQQLCADPTLAPSAVTELLRYEAPVQFVIRLAAQDLTLADQHITTGQLVVLLLAAANRDPRAFPDPDRLVLTRTPNHHLTLGFGIHSCLGTALARIQGEITLSRLAIRMPRLRPAGDTIHWKTTAGLRGPLRLPVRWD
- a CDS encoding type I polyketide synthase, whose translation is MATSFSDYPIAVVGAGCRLPGKVQSLADLWRLLAEEQYAVREVPPDRWTQAELAELPAQVLARMRHGGFLDGDVYAFDAAAFGMNEHEARFADPQHRLLWEVVWEALEHAGMPPMGLAGARVGQYFGSYAKDYLLRTQRGPTDCDPYTFFTALDSVVTGRLGFLLDVRGPALPVEGACASSLMAVHAACQALRAGEVEVALAGGTQLALGPELVASFARWEGYSPTGQSRPFDAQADGFVRAEGCGVVVLKRLAEALRAGDRVLAVLRGSAVNVNGMGTRLTAPSAAAQVEVYRTALACAGVDPGDVGMVEAHGPGTPAGDPVEFASVAEVYGAGRGRCALGSVKSNIGHAEAASGMAGLLKAIAAVRHGAVPATLHFTRWNPLMDPDGTRLFVPTAMVPWPVAGAGRLAAVSSFGATGSNGHVIVEAPPQRTAPVSRRRAPADAPARSGAAGGADSEVRAFLLSGRTYGAVRESAGRLALWLEADGANALLADVAHTLAVRRSHSVYRAAVTAGGRAQLLARLRAVHEGRPVDGVAHGEQVPGAGERGPVWVFAGHGSQWAGMCRGLLDTDAAFTAAIDELEPLVAAESGFSLRTTLTARQVVTGFDRVQPTLFAVQMGLAAMWRSWGVEPAAIIGYSMGEAAAAVTAGALSVADGVGVICRRSRLILRTAGQGLMASVALGHREVEERLARENVVGVSVAVITAPHLTVIGGDAAQVRALAARWEAQGIGIRLVNVDVASHTGHMDALKTALTQELAGLQPSPARVPFYTTALDDPREAAGFDAAYWFANQRRPVQFAQAVRAAWDDGYRLFVELGPHPLLSGAIPASAGGPVAAVASLLRDSDERSAFLAQLAAFHTAGGNVDWARHYGDGRLVDAPATTWERQHLSVPPSRPRAAAGVAGHPLVGPHVADPDTDGRHLWQARLDPQQVPWLADHTFNGAPVLFATAYAEMCVQAALDLFGGAPGHVRVTDLHIHRALAVARPVTVTAHATLARPGRAEWAVETGNAQDGRTHHATARLEHLDLSAPAWQDAPEQPDLDALRAAHRHAIDTGAFYTDVRETLGVHYGPAFQGLRSLRAHDGPDGTSVLASYSLPDAARPASRHLHCHPVILDTAGQAAVAAWRHATETAEGGIVVTRIGCLRLYGELPATGWLHARTHQAGPRSARATVRILSPGGVVAAELAGIELTSVPTRRPDEHLQTRLLGLDWSETPLPAVPADTTGRWLLVHTGNGRPFAETLAAALSASGTRAGLAPADDTPALRPPPGDDHHRVTGVVFVPGTAGADDGDQAIALAQEHVIRLVHLAQVLTAGDDGGGPVRLWALTRNAETTAAGEMPNLAQAGLRGALRTLGYEHPRLTPTLLDTDAHTSPNRLARELLTCPATEDHIAYRNGRRLLACLRPAPLTAGDRRRRTADFTRERADLAARTPGDLDSLELIAVPRRPPGPRDVEIRVHATGLNFSHVLTTAGHYARPGQDPQLQTAFDCAGTISAVGCEVTHLREGERVAAFAAAPYLGSSYVTVRADWPVLPVPDAMSLTDAACLPIAYLTAWHGLRNLARLQAGQRVLIHCASGGMGLAAVNVARLCGAEIWATAGTEAKRTYLRGQGIGQVLDSRTLDFADHLRQATNGHGIDVVWNCLAGPAQAASLDLLVPGGRFIEIGKKDVYDGTRLSLVPFGRNLSFHTLYLTRDWPQHPELTRTATEVTQALAQGLLPPLPVTAHPVTDAADAYRTLAQGRHTGRLALTWPAHGSAELPVRPQDVPLVRDDGSYLITGGLGGLGLLAARWLTDHYAGTVILTSRDAPDPHTGQHIEELRQRGTRIEVVLGDIAAPGTAERLVQAATATGHRLAGVLHAAAVIEDATTETLTDDLIRRVWHPKTTGTWRLHQATATHDLDWWVAYSSAASTLGNGGQTAYAAANAWLEEFTSWRRAQGLPATCIAWGPWADVGAGAFMQARGYEMIAPEEGMAALRHLLAHGRPRTTYTPADYHRWLQAHPTADRLAYFAPLLGTTAHATDTGPNLSTALARCTTQAERHHLLQQAVITHTATVLHHDPAALTPATAFNAIGLDSLMSTSLRNKLEHDTGLRIPPSVMWAQHNPADLTHYLLEQLPTPAHQCTAPNGNTHTSAAGTPPPPNASAPTTGPTGTGLRPGAGSPSR
- a CDS encoding condensation domain-containing protein, producing the protein MSDPRGALLPLTAAQSSVWYAQQMNPQNTIFNTGEFLEISGPVDAALFEEALRRVVDEAETLRLRFLPAEDGPVARIVSAGDLDWSLHVVDVSAEPNPWAAARSWMAEDFARPLDTERDQLFLFALLKLADDRHLWLHRYHHLLVDGFTVNMVARRTAEGYSALTVGEPVPATPFAPLAELLDLTAEYRRSERFGADRAYRIDRLKDCPEPVSLSGKQPALARSLARRTARLAGPDTQRLRDPAGDVGVTWPPALIAAVALWLQRLTGTPEVVLGLPPAPPPPPRTTRQADRLLPPRPAPREPTEKRPCAASSACHPWSDLGNL